The Primulina tabacum isolate GXHZ01 chromosome 7, ASM2559414v2, whole genome shotgun sequence genome includes a window with the following:
- the LOC142552236 gene encoding uncharacterized protein LOC142552236, whose amino-acid sequence MGLEDSRAAEPAKVRLVRCPKCENLLPELPDFPLYQCGGCGAVLKAKKKGILEDRLSERTDDLKGPRISEESSTVHISEVEMEKQNGTKLGTAETIHNEKVSSDGSSTLRVENGEAKSDSELSRRGRERMVIMESKSGDNGSCGSGLVRDINQGRDRNLNASGLEYTNFNGQHAVKELGFPMESLRSRPLPMEEPDVVASIGPVRGVAAQVRFNHYPYHGEGPSSHGKNSYYEYGERTRYQDPDIGGRARVKSLENDRAELLRKLDELKDQITRSCDVADRHKEMIVPDRRMVSPTLYDHYGRYRATYVQEGLTSSHGIDKKPLSPYDLESPYLGHMAGFNPYTDRYGSSGPESYPQRGSPHKSLARGDTYRQEMLRGRTLQSDSQYMHLPYNEQFPGYHANANHDQIMLHSHENFFHQPACSCVHCHNKNLHLSPKVDHLGVRNQRSQNEPSNLNFHGSINSTPQGLQGYNFGGSGLHQLNSRQSLQMNSSDIDSENIRSNYHHPRKMAVSHRSGGVYRPIAGGAPFITCCNCFELLKLPRKCISSAKMQHKMKCGACSSIISFEVGNNGCIGSVSVHDDQVPNEIDKGSSGTVDENLIYWPGDTNSADLNCDSNDYDDLQAKFSPIDRKSNSGKSEKQQDPLFSTLGHLKNEQSPEIITSRKHDSSYTESPLKEIKSSLNPELPSKECPNHFPDTEVIGRSDDGNRSKRSEPEKIAFGGTNFRQNSVIEAIVATEMDVSLNEFSNSCVSQDLVETSKEDHPKVNKGGESFFAGLIKKSFRDLTKNNQSIQDGGSLVFVNGHVIPDRVVKKAENLAGPIQPGEYWYDKCAGFWGVMGHPCLGIVMPNIEEFNYPMPKNCAAGNTGVFVNGRELHQKDLDLLTSRGLPITQPRSYNIEISGKVIDERTGEELDLGKLAPTVERAKHGFGMKVPRHLG is encoded by the exons ATGGGGCTGGAAGATAGCAGGGCTGCGGAACCCGCAAAGGTACGTTTGGTTCGCTGCCCCAAGTGTGAAAACCTCCTTCCAGAACTCCCGGATTTCCCTCTGTATCAATGTGGTGGCTGTGGCGCTGTTCTCAAAG CCAAAAAGAAGGGGATTCTGGAAGACAGGTTGTCTGAGAGGACTGATGATTTAAAGGGGCCAAGAATCTCCGAGGAAAGTAGTACAGTTCATATTTCTGAGGTTGAAATGGAAAAACAAAATGGAACCAAGCTTGGTACGGCAGAGACGATTCATAACGAAAAAGTGTCTTCCGATGGTAGTTCCACTCTACGGGTTGAAAATGGAGAAGCAAAATCTGATTCGGAATTAAGTAGGCGAGGGAGAGAAAGGATGGTAATAATGGAAAGCAAGAGTGGTGATAATGGGTCATGTGGTTCAGGTCTGGTTCGTGACATAAATCAGGGAAGAGACCGTAATTTGAATGCCAGTGGTTTGGAATATACTAATTTTAATGGTCAACATGCAGTTAAAGAATTGGGTTTTCCAATGGAATCATTAAGGTCAAGGCCATTACCTATGGAGGAACCGGATGTGGTAGCCTCTATAGGTCCTGTCAGAGGTGTTGCGGCACAAGTGAGGTTTAATCATTATCCTTACCATGGTGAGGGGCCATCGAGTCATGGAAAGAACTCTTATTATGAATATGGTGAGAGGACTAGATATCAGGATCCAGATATTGGTGGGCGAGCTAGAGTTAAAAGTTTGGAGAACGACCGAGCCGAGCTCCTAAGGAAACTTGATGAGTTGAAGGATCAAATTACTCGGTCTTGTGATGTGGCGGACAGACATAAGGAAATGATTGTTCCTGATCGGAGGATGGTTTCTCCAACTCTATACGATCATTATGGTAGATATCGTGCTACTTATGTTCAAGAAGGCTTGACTAGTTCACACGGCATAGACAAGAAGCCACTTTCTCCGTATGATTTAGAATCTCCTTATTTAGGTCATATGGCTGGATTTAATCCTTACACAGATAGATATGGTTCAAGTGGTCCGGAATCATATCCTCAAAGAGGGTCCCCCCACAAATCTTTGGCACGTGGTGACACTTATCGTCAAGAAATGCTTAGGGGGCGGACTCTCCAATCAGATTCTCAATACATGCATCTGCCATATAATGAGCAATTTCCTGGTTACCATGCGAATGCCAATCATGATCAAATCATGTTACACTCACATGAAAACTTTTTCCACCAGCCTGCGTGCTCGTGTGTGCATTGTCATAACAAGAACTTGCATTTATCTCCTAAGGTTGATCACTTGGGTGTTCGTAACCAAAGGTCTCAAAATGAACCTTCTAATCTGAATTTTCATGGCTCTATAAACTCTACTCCACAGGGACTGCAGGGTTATAATTTTGGAGGCTCGGGACTACATCAGTTGAATTCTCGGCAGTCTTTACAGATGAATTCAAGTGACATTGATTCAGAAAATATTCGTTCCAATTACCATCATCCCAGAAAGATGGCGGTAAGTCATAGAAGTGGAGGGGTGTATCGTCCAATTGCAGGTGGTGCACCGTTTATTACGTGCTGCAATTGCTTTGAGTTATTGAAACTGCCCAGAAAATGCATTTCTTCCGCAAAAATGCAACACAAAATGAAATGCGGGGCTTGTTCTTCGATAATATCATTTGAGGTTGGGAATAATGGATGCATTGGATCAGTTTCTGTGCATGATGACCAGGTTCCAAATGAGATTGACAAGGGCTCTAGTGGCACAGTGGATGAAAACTTGATATATTGGCCTGGTGATACAAATAGTGCGGATTTGAACTGCGACTCAAATGATTATGATGATTTGCAAGCCAAGTTTTCTCCAATAGACAGGAAATCTAATTCTGGTAAATCTGAGAAGCAGCAGGATCCTCTTTTTTCAACTTTAGGTCACCTCAAGAACGAGCAAAGCCCAGAAATTATCACATCAAGGAAACATGATTCCTCATATACGGAGTCACCTTTAAAAGAAATCAAGTCCTCCCTAAATCCTGAATTGCCCTCTAAGGAATGCCCCAATCATTTTCCTGATACTGAAGTGATCGGGCGATCTGATGATGGAAACAGAAGCAAGCGATCTGAGCCTGAGAAAATTGCCTTTGGTGGGACTAATTTTCGGCAAAATTCTGTGATAGAAGCAATAGTGGCAACTGAGATGGATGTGTCCTTAAACGAATTTTCTAACAGCTGTGTTTCTCAGGATTTGGTGGAAACAAGTAAAGAAGATCACCCTAAGGTCAACAAAGGGGGCGAATCTTTCTTTGCAGGTCTCATAAAAAAGAGTTTCAGAGACCTCACAAAAAATAACCAAAGTATACAAGATGGTGGATCTCTAGTCTTTGTTAACGGGCATGTAATACCGGATCGTGTGGTCAAGAAGGCTGAAAATTTGGCTGGACCAATCCAACCTGGAGAATACTG GTACGACAAATGTGCGGGCTTTTGGGGTGTGATGGGCCACCCATGTCTTGGCATTGTCATG CCAAATATTGAAGAATTCAACTATCCGATGCCAAAAAATTGTGCTGCTGGAAATACTGGAGTTTTTGTCAACGGGCGGGAACTTCACCAGAAAGATTTAGATTTGCTTACTAGCAGAGGTCTTCCCATCACACAACCACGGTCTTATAACATTGAGATATCAGGGAAGGTGATCGATGAGCGCACTGGAGAGGAACTAGATCTTGGCAAACTCGCCCCGAC GGTCGAGAGGGCCAAGCACGGATTCGGTATGAAAGTTCCAAGACATCTTGGTTAA
- the LOC142552237 gene encoding putative WRKY transcription factor 53 — protein MESPVNWEYNTLINELTQGMEKAKQLRFHLCTTFQNQPQDLLMQRILSSYEKALLILKWTGSKQKDNVVMAAATSVALESSVSVDGSPRSEGLNKNFGDHQDYVNPSKKRKLQPTWTEQVKVNSESGLEGPTDDGFSWRKYGQKDILGAKYPRSYYRCTYRLVQDCWATKLVQRSDDDPTTFDITYRGTHTCNHSTIAVPPAASPEKQEMKHDISHCSHQPQQLNQTLSSLKSNLRVNTEDLNNNETSAHFSFPSTFASYDSENCYFPLSDLVNGNHQGTYLRTYSPLFLSPAVSESNYFTTGTYNPIKSNRGGANLQHSKADIAEIMSTHASTTNSPIGGVEFSIDHVDLDPNFPFNTTEFFTNSNFEC, from the exons ATGGAGAGTCCTGTGAACTGGGAATATAATACACTTATCAATGAGCTCACTCAAGGAATGGAGAAAGCGAAGCAGCTTCGGTTTCATCTGTGCACGACGTTTCAAAACCAACCTCAAGACTTGCTAATGCAGAGGATCTTGTCTTCTTATGAGAAGGCTCTGTTGATTCTGAAATGGACAGGATCAAAACAGAAAGATAATGTTGTTATGGCAGCGGCAACATCAGTTGCGCTCGAGTCTTCAGTATCGGTTGATGGAAGTCCAAGAAGTGAGGGTTTGAACAAGAATTTCGGGGATCATCAGGATTACGTGAATCCCTCAAAGAAAAg AAAGCTGCAGCCCACTTGGACAGAACAAGTGAAAGTTAACTCTGAAAGTGGACTTGAAGGCCCTACTGACGACGGATTTAGTTGGAGAAAGTATGGGCAAAAGGACATTTTGGGAGCTAAATATCCGAG GAGCTACTACCGATGTACGTACCGCCTGGTTCAAGATTGTTGGGCGACGAAGCTAGTGCAAAGATCAGATGACGATCCAACCACATTTGATATCACCTACAGAGGAACACACACTTGCAACCACTCCACTATTGCAGTCCCACCAGCAGCATCACCTGAAAAACAAGAAATGAAACATGATATTTCTCACTGTTCTCATCAACCACAACAGCTTAACCAGACACTTTCCAGCTTGAAATCTAACCTCAGAGTCAACACTgaagatttaaacaataatgAAACATCGGCCCACTTCTCTTTTCCATCAACATTTGCATCCTATGACAGCGAAAATTGCTATTTTCCATTATCTGATCTTGTTAATGGTAACCACCAGGGCACGTATTTAAGAACATATTCGCCACTGTTTTTATCTCCAGCCGTATCAGAGTCGAACTACTTCACTACAGGGACTTATAACCCAATAAAGAGCAATCGGGGAGGTGCAAATTTGCAGCATTcaaaagctgatattgctgagaTAATGTCGACCCATGCTTCAACAACTAATTCCCCGATTGGAGGCGTGGAGTTCTCGATTGATCATGTTGATCTCGACCCAAACTTCCCATTCAACACCACAGAATTTTTCACCAATTCAaactttgaatgttga
- the LOC142551045 gene encoding subtilisin-like protease SBT2.5 has translation MDDTKCELHFVFLNYDPEYERLRSSKAKRGGNELDLYLSRKHDEVLAKNFQPGTYNKTFSLVIVDGFAVEITDDQANMLRSDKKVRIVEKNQQLP, from the exons ATGGATGACACAAAATGTGAGCTTCATTTTGTTTTCTTGAACTATGATCCAGAGTATGAAAGGCTTCGATCTAGCAA AGCAAAGAGAGGAGGTAATGAACTTGATCTGTACTTGAGTAGAAAACATGACGAGGTTTTGGCCAAGAACTTCCAGCCCGGAACCTATAACAAAACCTTCTCTTTGGTCATCGTCGATGGCTTCGCCGTCGAAATTACGGATGATCAG GCAAACATGCTTAGATCTGACAAAAAGGTGAGAATTGTGGAGAAAAATCAACAACTGCCTTAA
- the LOC142552235 gene encoding uncharacterized protein LOC142552235, protein MPRRRWRESFKSFFGSLDTEKDEELKESKSEIDSKVQKIFKLLQGDDSAQSEPLTYLIEDFNNNYQSLYARYVHLTDELRKKAQSKHGKDSSSPSSDSSDSNDSPRKKSIKNGEVENKFEKDPASVDQEMALSEVADLKRKLAVTTDEKEAFSLEYQRALSKTQEAQKIVTDLNAEAEKWNNEKSSLLTEKADLNKELESAQKLIAELNHKLEEMKNTRESLLAEKDAAIKNVEEEKREAENLRISHGQLQTEKDALHVELEGVKGELSALKEKLESAENEVAGLSEVHEASKEKNTTLSSKILQLEDEVKQAEIRIEAISSESRQWSEKWNGEKSSLLSEKSDLNMELESVQKLLAELNQKLDETNREKDSLILEKDTAIINIEEHRRTADELRTIHGQLGQEKDTLHLELEVMKGDFSTLKEELESAKNEIASLSQVHKAADGKNAALSSKIFQLEDEIRQAENKIQDTVSESNQLIEKLAVKERELSNHLETHVTYKEETSTRLRNLEQELDLSHSEKREMEKQKGDELSAFVKKLENQERESSDQINDLTTQVNSIKAEMESVKIHKGKLEDQIVHEGMEAAARVKELTDQVDAKKMELESLLYQKIESETQLEKRLQEVSEFLIQIENLKQELDNKNLELKLNIDKKETLALQVEHLDLELNTTCNLKTELEEQLKLKSQEFSESQIQIKTLNEELENSAVEQQKIKEERENLVLELKGKGENLSQLQEEKLNLEAKNLEMERAFTEKETELSTLQKKSEDEENEASARILALTAEVNSLQEQLTSLTDQKSDRDLILEEKSGEISEFIIQIEKLKEGLSSKTADGERIKEEKESLAVHLNELQQELEALRHQKSELEDQISSRIDEGNQLREEKGVLESKISELEKNVVEKGDEIIATRKKLEDAHNEASTQIGALTEQINSLQQQLESLHSEKREMENQKGYELSAFVKKLENQKRESSDQINDLTTQVNSIKAEMESVKIHKRKLEDQIVHEGMEAAARVKELTDQVDAKKMELESLLYQKMESETQLEKRLQEVSEFLIQIENLKQELDNLNLELKLNIDKKETLALQVEHLDLELNTTCNLKTELEEQLKLRSQEFSESQIQIKTLNEELENSAVEQQKIKEERENLVLELKGKGENLSQLQEEKLNLEAKNLEMERAFTEKETELSTLQKKSEDEENEASARILALTAEVNSLQEQLTSLTDQKSDRDLILEEKSGEISEFIIQIEKLKEGLSSKTADGERIKEEKESLAVHLNELQQELEALRHQKSELEDQISSRIDEGNQLREEKGVLASKISELEKNVVEKGDEIIATRKKLEDAHNEASTQVGALTEQVNSLQQQLESLHSEKSQLEMQMDRAKQEYSEGLTHAENHNSELVNKIFEHERNLQEKEDSFIKMGVDQQQLLMQLRSHEGNLKSSEQKIVEITEQFHEEIDAKNNEITQLEDTIEDLKRDLEMKVDEISTLVENVRNIEVKQRLTSQKLRITEQLFSENEQSHSSKEQKFQEEQKLFEEKVAKLAGIISVYQEAQAKTVAGISEKVNGTLTGIDTFSVKFEEDYGHLETRIYEIVSELKVTRNWIKETNIQKNQLRTEIASLVKQIKDEEEQELVLKGKMAELEAKLQKDEEEKDSLIQTLEHREEKTVELKKIISERDGMMGELQRKVNEKDEEISSLIEEKREAIRQLCVWIDHHRNRYDDLKGMIMKTRGVSRRQTVT, encoded by the exons ATGCCTAGACGTCGCTGGCGGGAGTCATTTAAATCCTTCTTTGGGAGTCTTGATACTGAAAAAGATGAGGAGCTTAAAGAAAGCAAATCAG AAATTGACAGCAAAGTGCAGAAGATTTTTAAGCTTCTCCAAGGCGATGATAGTGCTCAGAGCGAACCACTTACTTATTTGATTGAGGATTTCAACAATAACTACCAGTCTCTTTATGCTCGTTATGTTCATCTTACTGATGAGTTGAGAAAGAAAGCACAGAGCAAACATGGGAAGGATAGTTCCTCACCCAGCTCAGATTCCTCAGACTCGAATGATTCACCACGGAAAAAGAGCATAAAAAATGGTGAAGTCGAGAATAAATTTGAGAAAGATCCTGCTAGCGTCGATCAAGAAATGGCACTTTCTGAGGTTGCTGACTTGAAGAGAAAGCTGGCAGTCACTACTGATGAAAAGGAGGCATTTTCTCTGGAATACCAAAGGGCTTTGAGCAAAACGCAAGAAGCACAGAAGATTGTAACAGATTTAAATGCTGAGGCTGAAAAATGGAATAATGAGAAATCAAGTCTTTTGACTGAAAAGGCCGATCTCAATAAAGAACTCGAGAGTGCCCAGAAACTAATAGCTGAACTGAACCATAAActtgaagagatgaagaacACGAGAGAAAGCTTACTCGCTGAGAAAGATGCTGCCATAAAAAATGTTGAAGAAGAGAAGCGAGAGGCTGAAAACTTGAGAATCTCTCATGGTCAGTTACAAACTGAGAAAGACGCCCTACATGTAGAACTAGAGGGCGTGAAGGGAGAATTATCTGCCTTAAAAGAGAAGTTAGAATCAGCAGAAAATGAAGTCGCTGGGCTAAGTGAGGTGCACGAGGCTTCCAAAGAGAAGAACACAACTCTTTCCTCAAAGATTTTACAACTTGAGGATGAAGTAAAACAGGCTGAAATCAGAATTGAAGCTATTTCCTCTGAATCAAGGCAATGGAGTGAAAAATGGAACGGTGAGAAATCTAGTCTGTTGAGCGAGAAGTCTGATCTCAATATGGAACTGGAGAGTGTCCAAAAGCTactagctgaactgaaccagaaaTTGGATGAGACTAATAGAGAGAAAGATAGCTTAATTCTCGAGAAAGATACCGCCATCATCAACATTGAAGAACATAGGAGAACAGCTGATGAATTGAGGACCATTCACGGTCAGTTAGGACAAGAGAAAGACACCTTACATCTGGAATTGGAAGTGATGAAGGGGGACTTCTCTACTTTAAAGGAGGAACTGGAATCAGCAAAAAATGAAATTGCTAGCCTAAGTCAGGTGCACAAGGCTGCCGACGGGAAGAACGCAGCACTTTCCTCAAAGATTTTTCAGCTTGAGGATGAGATCAGACAGGCAGAAAACAAAATTCAAGATACTGTATCTGAATCAAACCAGTTAATTGAAAAATTGGCTGTGAAAGAAAGGGAGCTTTCAAATCACCTAGAGACTCATGTAACTTACAAAGAGGAAACATCAACTCGCCTGAGGAATTTGGAGCAGGAACTCGATCTGTCGCATTCTGAGAAAAGAGAAATGGAGAAACAGAAAGGTGATGAACTTTCTGCATTTGTGAAAAAGCTTGAGAATCAAGAGAGGGAATCATCAGATCAAATTAATGATCTAACCACGCAGGTCAACAGTATTAAAGCCGAGATGGAATCTGTAAAGATTCATAAAGGCAAGCTTGAAGATCAGATAGTGCATGAAGGTATGGAAGCTGCAGCCCGAGTAAAGGAATTGACAGATCAAGTCGATGCTAAGAAGATGGAACTGGAGTCTCTGCTCTATCAAAAAATCGAATCAGAGACACAACTGGAGAAAAGACTACAAGAAGTTTCTGAGTTCTTAATTCAGATCGAAAATCTGAAACAAGAGTTGGATAACAAAAACTTGGAGCTGAAGTTGAACATAGACAAAAAGGAGACTCTTGCTTTACAGGTCGAGCATCTGGATCTTGAACTCAACACCACATGCAACCTTAAAACTGAATTGGAGGAACAGCTAAAACTCAAAAGTCAGGAATTTTCAGAATCCCAAATCcagataaagaccttgaatgAGGAATTGGAGAACAGTGCTGTGGAGCAACAGAAAATAAAAGAAGAGAGAGAGAATCTTGTGTTGGAGTTGAAGGGAAAAGGTGAGAACCTCAGTCAATTGCAAGAGGAAAAGTTAAATCTGGAAGCTAAAAATTTAGAGATGGAGAGGGCCTTTACTGAAAAGGAAACTGAACTCTCCACTTTGCAGAAAAAATCTGAAGATGAAGAGAATGAAGCATCTGCTCGAATATTGGCGTTGACCGCAGAAGTAAACAGTCTTCAAGAGCAATTGACGTCTTTAACTGATCAGAAAAGTGACAGAGATCTTATTCTTGAGGAAAAGAGTGGcgaaatatcagaattcataattcAGATAGAAAAGCTGAAAGAAGGACTATCAAGCAAAACAGCAGATGGAGAAAGAATAAAGGAAGAGAAGGAAAGTCTAGCAGTACACCTAAATGAATTACAGCAGGAGCTAGAGGCACTTCGTCACCAGAAAAGCGAACTTGAAGATCAAATAAGTAGTCGAATTGATGAAGGAAACCAGTTGAGGGAGGAGAAGGGAGTACTCGAGAGCAAGATTTCTGAATTGGAAAAGAATGTAGTCGAGAAAGGAGATGAGATAATTGCTACACGGAAAAAGCTGGAGGATGCGCATAATGAAGCATCAACCCAGATTGGTGCCTTGACCGAACAAATCAACTCCTTACAGCAGCAGCTAGAATCACTGCATTCTGAGAAAAGAGAAATGGAGAACCAGAAAGGTTATGAACTTTCTGCATTTGTGAAAAAGCTTGAGAATCAAAAGAGGGAATCATCAGATCAAATTAATGATCTAACCACTCAGGTCAACAGTATTAAAGCCGAGATGGAATCTGTAAAGATTCATAAACGCAAGCTTGAAGATCAGATAGTGCATGAAGGTATGGAAGCTGCAGCCCGAGTAAAGGAATTGACAGATCAAGTCGATGCTAAGAAGATGGAACTGGAGTCTCTGCTCTATCAAAAAATGGAATCAGAGACACAACTGGAGAAAAGACTACAAGAAGTTTCTGAGTTCTTAATTCAGATTGAAAATCTGAAACAAGAGTTGGATAACTTAAACTTGGAGCTGAAGTTGAACATAGACAAAAAGGAGACTCTTGCTTTACAGGTCGAGCATCTGGATCTTGAACTCAACACCACATGCAACCTTAAAACTGAATTGGAGGAACAGCTAAAACTCAGAAGTCAGGAATTTTCAGAATCCCAAATCcagataaagaccttgaatgAGGAATTGGAGAACAGTGCTGTGGAGCAACAGAAAATAAAAGAAGAGAGAGAGAATCTTGTGTTGGAGTTGAAGGGAAAAGGTGAGAACCTCAGTCAATTGCAAGAGGAAAAGTTAAATCTGGAAGCTAAAAATTTAGAGATGGAGAGGGCCTTTACTGAAAAGGAAACTGAACTCTCCACTTTGCAGAAAAAATCTGAAGATGAAGAGAATGAAGCATCTGCTCGAATATTGGCGTTGACCGCAGAAGTAAACAGTCTTCAAGAGCAATTGACGTCTTTAACTGATCAGAAAAGTGACAGAGATCTTATTCTTGAGGAAAAGAGTGGcgaaatatcagaattcataattcAGATAGAAAAGCTGAAAGAGGGACTATCAAGCAAAACAGCAGATGGAGAAAGAATAAAGGAAGAGAAGGAAAGTCTAGCAGTACACCTAAATGAATTACAGCAGGAGCTAGAGGCACTTCGTCACCAGAAAAGCGAACTTGAAGATCAAATAAGTAGTCGAATTGATGAAGGAAACCAGTTGAGGGAGGAGAAGGGAGTACTCGCGAGCAAGATTTCTGAATTGGAAAAGAATGTAGTTGAGAAAGGAGATGAGATAATTGCTACACGGAAAAAGCTGGAGGATGCGCATAATGAAGCATCAACCCAGGTTGGTGCCTTGACCGAACAAGTCAACTCCTTACAGCAGCAGCTAGAATCACTGCATTCTGAGAAAAGCCAATTGGAAATGCAAATGGACAGAGCTAAGCAAGAGTATTCAGAAGGTTTGACTCatgctgaaaatcataattCTGAATTGGTGAACAAGATCTTTGAACATGAGAGAAATCTGCAAGAAAAAGAAGACTCCTTCATCAAGATGGGTGTTGATCAGCAACAACTGCTAATGCAGCTCCGAAGTCACGAGGGGAATCTCAAATCATCGGAGCAAAAGATTGTAGAGATAACAGAACAGTTCCATGAAGAAATTGATGCAAAAAATAACGAAATTACTCAACTGGAAGACACTATAGAAGATCTGAAGAGAGATCTGGAGATGAAAGTAGATGAAATCAGTACATTGGTAGAGAATGTACGAAATATTGAAGTTAAGCAGCGGTTAACGAGCCAGAAGCTCCGTATCACCGAACAGTTGTTCAGTGAGAATGAGCAGAGCCATTCGAGCAAAGAACAAAAGTTTCAGGAAgaacaaaaattatttgaagagaAAGTAGCTAAACTGGCAGGGATAATTTCTGTTTATCAAGAAGCTCAAGCAAAAACTGTAGCAGGGATTTCAGAGAAGGTAAATGGCACGTTGACCGGTATTGATACATTCAGTGTCAAGTTTGAGGAGGACTATGGCCACTTAGAGACACGGATTTATGAAATCGTGAGTGAGCTTAAAGTTACTAGAAACTGGATCAAAGAAACTAATATCCAGAAAAATCAGTTAAGAACGGAAATTGCAAGTTTAGTTAAGCAGATAAAAGATGAGGAAGAACAAGAGTTGGTGTTGAAAGGAAAGATGGCTGAATTAGAGGCAAAATTGCAAAAAGATGAAGAGGAAAAAGATAGTTTGATTCAAACCTTGGAACACCGTGAAGAAAAAACTGTAGAGCTCAAGAAAATAATATCAGAAAGGGATGGAATGATGGGAGAGTTGCAAAGAAAAGTAAACGAAAAGGACGAGGAGATCTCAAGCTTGATTGAGGAGAAAAGAGAGGCCATAAGACAGTTGTGTGTATGGATTGATCACCATCGGAATCGCTATGATGATCTCAAAGGCATGATCATGAAAACAAGAGGGGTCTCAAGGAGGCAAACCGTTACTTAA